The Coffea arabica cultivar ET-39 chromosome 3c, Coffea Arabica ET-39 HiFi, whole genome shotgun sequence genome contains a region encoding:
- the LOC113734833 gene encoding protein arginine methyltransferase NDUFAF7 homolog, mitochondrial isoform X2: MQLLDKVYKQNEVSWFTPVELFKPWYAHGIAESILRTANLSVPLKIYEIGGGSGTCAKGIMDYLKLNAPTRVYNSLTYISIEISSSLAKKQMETVGEVQSHSSRFRVECRDAANRIGWGEADQQPCWVIMFEVLDNLPHDIIYSRDQFSPWMEVWVEKQAERSELCELYKPVEDRLISSCMEILDLEKESDGRTSASLVRNVWAKVFPKPRRCWLPTGCLKLLEVLHGALPKMSLIASDFSYLPDVTVPGERAPLVSSKRDGKSFDHKSYMDAKGDADIFFPTDFWLLERMDHHCSGWLKPDQDKSSKKGKKRRTLTLDTSSFMEEFGLPSKTRTKDGYNPLLDDFKNTKIYLSVPTHNTK; this comes from the exons ATGCAGCTTTTGGATAAAGTTTACAAGCAGAATGAGGTATCATGGTTCACACCAGTGGAGCTTTTTAAG CCTTGGTATGCTCATGGAATTGCTGAATCTATTCTTCGTACTGCTAATCTTTCGGTTCCTCTGAAA ATATATGAAATTGGAGGGGGATCAGGGACCTGTgccaaaggcattatggattATCTCAAGTTGAATGCACCTACAAGAGTCTACAATAGTTTGACATATAT CTCTATAGAAATTAGTTCTTCACTGGCTAAGAAGCAGATGGAAACTGTTGGAGAAGTTCAAAGTCATTCGTCAAGGTTTAGAGTAGAGTGTCGCGATGCTGCTAACCGTATTGGATGGG GGGAAGCAGATCAACAACCTTGTTGGGTTATTATGTTTGAG GTTCTTGATAATCTACCACATGATATTATCTATTCTAGAGATCAGTTTTCGCCATGGATGGAAGTGTGGGTTGAAAAGCAGGCAGAAAG GTCAGAACTCTGTGAGTTATATAAGCCCGTAGAAGATCGACTAATATCTAGCTGCATGGAGATCTTGGATTTAGAGAAAGAATCTGATGGAAGAACATCAGCTTCATTGGTTAGAAATGTCTGGGCTAAAGTTTTCCCCAAGCCTCGGCGATGTTGGCTACCTACTGGTTGCTTG AAACTTTTGGAGGTTTTACATGGAGCTCTGCCAAAGATGTCTTTAATTGCTTCAGATTTCAGTTACTTACCTGATGTCACAGTTCCTGGTGAGAGAGCTCCATTGGTTTCCAGTAAG AGAGACGGTAAGAGTTTCGATCATAAAAGCTATATGGATGCAAAG GGTGATGCGGATATATTTTTCCCGACAGACTTTTGGCTTTTGGAACGGATGGATCATCATTGCTCTGGATGGCTTAAGCCAGACCAAGATAAATCAtcgaagaaaggaaagaaaagacgGACGCTTACG CTTGACACTTCATCTTTCATGGAAGAATTCGGTCTTCCCTCAAAGACGAGAACAAAAGATGGATACAATCCTCTGTTGGATGACTTCAAGAATACCAAAATATATCTGAGTGTTCCAACTCATAATACAAAGTAG
- the LOC113734440 gene encoding protein PHR1-LIKE 3-like isoform X1, whose product MYSSARMPIVQTLPLEAASGGGAGAGAGGGDYHIHHHHHHGGPGMSLDGTNLPGDACLVLTTDPKPRLRWTAELHERFVDAVTQLGGPDKATPKTIMRTMGVKGLTLYHLKSHLQKYRLGKQACKETTENSKDASCVAESQDTGSSTCASSRMIAQDINDGYQVTEALRVQMEVQRRLHEQLEVQRRLQLRIEAQGKYLQSILEKACKALNDHAVASAGLEAAREELSELAIKVASDCQGMTSVPPLSEVAPGMENKTPSNLPARIGDCSIDSCLTSNESPVSPVGDGSQAAALKKRARPVFGNRESLHFDNSMRQVEWMMTNIG is encoded by the exons ATGTACTCTTCGGCTAGGATGCCGATAGTACAGACGCTGCCGTTGGAGGCGGCTAGCGGCGGTGGAGCTGGAGCTGGAGCAGGAGGCGGGGACTATCACATCCATCATCATCACCATCACGGAGGGCCCGGCATGTCTTTAGATGGGACCAACTTGCCTGGGGATGCGTGCCTTGTGCTCACCACTGACCCCAAGCCCCGCCTGCGATGGACCGCGGAGCTCCATGAAAGATTTGTTGACGCTGTCACTCAGCTCGGTGGCCCTGATA AGGCCACACCAAAAACAATTATGAGGACAATGGGAGTCAAAGGCCTTACGCTGTATCATTTGAAATCTCATCTTCAG aAATACCGCCTTGGAAAGCAAGCTTGCAAGGAGACAACTGAAAACTCTAAAGATG CATCTTGCGTTGCTGAAAGTCAGGACACTGGTTCATCTACATGTGCTTCATCAAGAATGATTGCGCAAGATATCAATGA TGGCTACCAGGTTACGGAGGCTTTGCGTGTGCAGATGGAAGTGCAGCGAAGACTGCATGAACAGCTCGAG GTTCAGCGGCGTCTTCAGTTACGCATTGAAGCACAGGGAAAATACCTGCAGTCAATCCTTGAAAAAGCTTGTAAAGCCCTTAATGATCATGCTGTGGCATCCGCAGGGCTAGAAGCAGCTAGGGAGGAGCTATCTGAGTTGGCAATCAAGGTTGCTTCTGATTGTCAGGGTATGACATCTGTTCCTCCTCTATCTGAAGTTGCTCcaggaatggaaaacaaaaccCCTTCCAATTTGCCTGCTCGAATTGGTGACTGCTCCATAGATAGCTGCTTGACGTCAAATGAAAGCCCTGTATCTCCTGTTGGTGATGGTTCACAGGCTGCTGCATTGAAGAAACGGGCACGCCCGGTGTTTGGCAACAGAGAGTCTCTGCATTTTGACAACTCCATGCGACAAGTGGAGTGGATGATGACCAACATTGGATGA
- the LOC113734443 gene encoding probable calcium-binding protein CML22 isoform X2 produces the protein MKDSPGTFRHYADLKLLSGKVVGMFCCHKPQSKYERLDRKLEKRMIEIKKSASGQSNFRSINSIIMKFPQFKEGLKEIRDIFRQYDEDNNATIEREELKKCSQELQLTIREEEIDDLFYYCDINENEGIQLNEFIVLLCLIYFLTDYSIPSHTASDILSPQLQATFNIIIEAFLFLDKKGKGKLNRKDVVQALNEASSLERSPSHVTHTRFKEMDWNRKGKVGFREFLFAFIDWVGMDSDDEAIEIEN, from the exons ATGAAAGATTCACCAG GCACCTTTCGCCATTATGCTGATCTGAAGCTGTTGTCGGGTAAGGTGGTAGGGATGTTCTGTTGTCATAAACCACAAAGCAAGTATGAGAGGCTGGATCGTAAGCTTGAAAAGAGAATGATTGAGATTAAGAAAAGTGCCTCAGGACAAAGCAACTTCAGATCAATCAAtagcataatcatgaaattccCCCAGTTCAAAGAGGGATTGAAAGAGATAAGAGACATTTTCCGACAGTACG ATGAAGATAACAATGCAACCATTGAACGTGAAGAACTAAAAAAATGCTCTCAGGAATTGCAGTTAACAATCAGAGAGGAGGAAATTGATGATCTTTTCTACTATTGTGATATAAATGAAAATGAAGGCATACAACTCAATGAGTTTATTGTTCTTCTATGTCTCATATATTTCCTAACGGATTATTCCATCCCTTCTCATACT GCATCAGATATTCTTTCGCCGCAGCTTCAAGCTACTTTTAATATTATAATTGAAGCATTCTTGTTCCTTGATAAAAAAGGCAAAGGGAAATTGAACAGGAAAGATGTTGTCCAGGCACTGAATGAGGCTTCTTCTTTGGAGAGATCACCCTCTCATGTGACTCACACTCGATTCA AAGAAATGGACTGGAACAGAAAAGGCAAGGTTGGCTTCAGGGAGTTTCTCTTTGCTTTCATCGACTGGGTTGGAATGGACTCAGATGATGAAGCTATTGAGATAGAAAATTAG
- the LOC113734833 gene encoding protein arginine methyltransferase NDUFAF7 homolog, mitochondrial isoform X1 encodes MAIRRSVFPGYLSSLFHSSKVISCGTLLPLQSSASFSTHHFVGDTPMLVRDFIHAALYDPKHGYFSQRSRSVGVLESSINFNKLEGQKAYMQLLDKVYKQNEVSWFTPVELFKPWYAHGIAESILRTANLSVPLKIYEIGGGSGTCAKGIMDYLKLNAPTRVYNSLTYISIEISSSLAKKQMETVGEVQSHSSRFRVECRDAANRIGWGEADQQPCWVIMFEVLDNLPHDIIYSRDQFSPWMEVWVEKQAERSELCELYKPVEDRLISSCMEILDLEKESDGRTSASLVRNVWAKVFPKPRRCWLPTGCLKLLEVLHGALPKMSLIASDFSYLPDVTVPGERAPLVSSKRDGKSFDHKSYMDAKGDADIFFPTDFWLLERMDHHCSGWLKPDQDKSSKKGKKRRTLTLDTSSFMEEFGLPSKTRTKDGYNPLLDDFKNTKIYLSVPTHNTK; translated from the exons ATGGCCATTAGACGTTCTGTCTTCCCCGGAtatctttcctctcttttccaTTCATCAAAAG TGATTTCATGCGGGACCCTTTTGCCTCTCCAGTCTTCTGCTTCATTCTCCACTCATCATTTTGTTGGTGATACCCCAATGCTA GTTAGAGATTTTATTCATGCTGCATTGTATGATCCAAAGCACGGCTATTTTTCGCAAAGATCGAGGTCTGTTGGGGTGCTTGAGAGCAGCATTAATTTCAATAAACTGGAAG GACAAAAAGCTTATATGCAGCTTTTGGATAAAGTTTACAAGCAGAATGAGGTATCATGGTTCACACCAGTGGAGCTTTTTAAG CCTTGGTATGCTCATGGAATTGCTGAATCTATTCTTCGTACTGCTAATCTTTCGGTTCCTCTGAAA ATATATGAAATTGGAGGGGGATCAGGGACCTGTgccaaaggcattatggattATCTCAAGTTGAATGCACCTACAAGAGTCTACAATAGTTTGACATATAT CTCTATAGAAATTAGTTCTTCACTGGCTAAGAAGCAGATGGAAACTGTTGGAGAAGTTCAAAGTCATTCGTCAAGGTTTAGAGTAGAGTGTCGCGATGCTGCTAACCGTATTGGATGGG GGGAAGCAGATCAACAACCTTGTTGGGTTATTATGTTTGAG GTTCTTGATAATCTACCACATGATATTATCTATTCTAGAGATCAGTTTTCGCCATGGATGGAAGTGTGGGTTGAAAAGCAGGCAGAAAG GTCAGAACTCTGTGAGTTATATAAGCCCGTAGAAGATCGACTAATATCTAGCTGCATGGAGATCTTGGATTTAGAGAAAGAATCTGATGGAAGAACATCAGCTTCATTGGTTAGAAATGTCTGGGCTAAAGTTTTCCCCAAGCCTCGGCGATGTTGGCTACCTACTGGTTGCTTG AAACTTTTGGAGGTTTTACATGGAGCTCTGCCAAAGATGTCTTTAATTGCTTCAGATTTCAGTTACTTACCTGATGTCACAGTTCCTGGTGAGAGAGCTCCATTGGTTTCCAGTAAG AGAGACGGTAAGAGTTTCGATCATAAAAGCTATATGGATGCAAAG GGTGATGCGGATATATTTTTCCCGACAGACTTTTGGCTTTTGGAACGGATGGATCATCATTGCTCTGGATGGCTTAAGCCAGACCAAGATAAATCAtcgaagaaaggaaagaaaagacgGACGCTTACG CTTGACACTTCATCTTTCATGGAAGAATTCGGTCTTCCCTCAAAGACGAGAACAAAAGATGGATACAATCCTCTGTTGGATGACTTCAAGAATACCAAAATATATCTGAGTGTTCCAACTCATAATACAAAGTAG
- the LOC113734443 gene encoding probable calcium-binding protein CML22 isoform X1, producing the protein MKDSPVIDLPTAGYLEGTFRHYADLKLLSGKVVGMFCCHKPQSKYERLDRKLEKRMIEIKKSASGQSNFRSINSIIMKFPQFKEGLKEIRDIFRQYDEDNNATIEREELKKCSQELQLTIREEEIDDLFYYCDINENEGIQLNEFIVLLCLIYFLTDYSIPSHTASDILSPQLQATFNIIIEAFLFLDKKGKGKLNRKDVVQALNEASSLERSPSHVTHTRFKEMDWNRKGKVGFREFLFAFIDWVGMDSDDEAIEIEN; encoded by the exons ATGAAAGATTCACCAG TTATTGATTTACCTACTGCTGGCTATCTTGAAGGCACCTTTCGCCATTATGCTGATCTGAAGCTGTTGTCGGGTAAGGTGGTAGGGATGTTCTGTTGTCATAAACCACAAAGCAAGTATGAGAGGCTGGATCGTAAGCTTGAAAAGAGAATGATTGAGATTAAGAAAAGTGCCTCAGGACAAAGCAACTTCAGATCAATCAAtagcataatcatgaaattccCCCAGTTCAAAGAGGGATTGAAAGAGATAAGAGACATTTTCCGACAGTACG ATGAAGATAACAATGCAACCATTGAACGTGAAGAACTAAAAAAATGCTCTCAGGAATTGCAGTTAACAATCAGAGAGGAGGAAATTGATGATCTTTTCTACTATTGTGATATAAATGAAAATGAAGGCATACAACTCAATGAGTTTATTGTTCTTCTATGTCTCATATATTTCCTAACGGATTATTCCATCCCTTCTCATACT GCATCAGATATTCTTTCGCCGCAGCTTCAAGCTACTTTTAATATTATAATTGAAGCATTCTTGTTCCTTGATAAAAAAGGCAAAGGGAAATTGAACAGGAAAGATGTTGTCCAGGCACTGAATGAGGCTTCTTCTTTGGAGAGATCACCCTCTCATGTGACTCACACTCGATTCA AAGAAATGGACTGGAACAGAAAAGGCAAGGTTGGCTTCAGGGAGTTTCTCTTTGCTTTCATCGACTGGGTTGGAATGGACTCAGATGATGAAGCTATTGAGATAGAAAATTAG
- the LOC113734439 gene encoding large ribosomal subunit protein uL13w-like, with amino-acid sequence MVSGSGICAKRVVVDARHHMLGRLASILAKELLNGQKVVVVRCEEICLSGGLVRQKMKYHRFLRKRMNTKPSHGPIHFRAPSKILWRTIRGMIPHKTKRGAAALARLKVYEGIPPPYDKIKRMVIPDALKVLRLQAGHKYCLLGKLSSEVGWNHYDTIRELEKKRKERAQVAYQRKKQLTQLRIKAEKAAEEKLGPQLEVIAPIKY; translated from the exons atGGTTTCCGGGTCAGGGATCTGCGCCAAGCGGGTGGTGGTGGATGCTAGGCACCACATGTTGGGGCGGCTGGCCTCCATTTTGGCTAAGGAATTGCTGAATGGCCAGAAAGTTGTGGTGGTTAGATGCGAGGAAATTTGCCTTTCTGGTGGCTTAGTTCGTCAGAAAATGAAATACCATAGGTTTCTCCGTAAGAGGATGAACACCAAGCCTTCTCATGGTCCCATTCACTTCCGAGCTCCTTCTAAAATCCTCTGGCGCACCATTCGTGG CATGATTCCCCACAAGACAAAGCGAGGAGCAGCTGCACTCGCTCGTTTGAAGGTTTATGAGGGGATCCCACCACCATATGACAAGATAAAGAGGATGGTCATCCCTGATGCTCTCAA GGTTCTGAGGCTACAAGCTGGACACAAATACTGTTTGTTGGGCAAGCTGTCGTCCGAGGTTGGATGGAACCACTATGATACTATCAGG GAGCTTgagaagaagaggaaagagCGAGCTCAGGTAGCATATCAGAGGAAGAAACAGTTAACACAACTGAGGATTAAAGCTGAGAAGGCTGCTGAGGAAAAGCTTGGCCCCCAACTTGAAGTTATTGCTCCTATCAAGTACTAG
- the LOC113735486 gene encoding probable pectinesterase 29 has product MKAVNNYTTLYVDPSGYGHFSSIQSAIDHIPSNNEQWVRIYIKAGIYNEQILIPSDKPFIYIQGEGKWKTRVIWGGSGPIITCATLISQADNIVIKSVSFTNSYNHPPGSNKNQIKAAVAAMISGDKSAFYRCAFLGFQDTLWDDQGRHYFKLCTIQGAVDFIFGDGQSIYERCTVSVVAGALRGLTGFITAQGRNSPTDPSGFIFKDCNVIGDGTTYLGRPWRDYARVIFYNTSMSNVVVPQGWNAWGFTGHEYQLTFAEHDCHGIGANTSGRVGWEHKLSDEMVKKLTDLTFIDNDGWIIQQPFSMVN; this is encoded by the exons ATGAAGGCAGTAAACAACTACACAACATTGTATGTTGATCCGTCAGGCTATGGACATTTCTCAAGCATTCAGTCTGCTATTGATCATATTCCTTCAAACAATGAACAATGGGTTCGGATATACATCAAGGCCGGTATATACAA CGAACAGATTCTCATTCCCTCGGACAAACCTTTCAtctatattcaaggagaagggaagTGGAAAACTCGTGTTATTTGGGGTGGTTCTGGTCCAATTATCACATGTGCTACTTTGATCTCCCAAGCTGATAATATTGTTATCAAAAGCGTTTCCTTCACT AATTCTTACAACCATCCACCGGGGAGTAACAAGAATCAAATAAAAGCTGCAGTGGCTGCTATGATATCTGGGGACAAATCTGCGTTCTATAGATGTGCATTCTTGGGATTTCAAGACACCCTTTGGGATGATCAAGGACGGCACTACTTCAAGCTTTGTACCATACAAGGAGCAGTTGATTTTATCTTCGGTGATGGCCAATCGATATATGAG AGATGTACAGTATCAGTAGTTGCTGGAGCCTTGCGCGGATTGACTGGCTTCATCACAGCACAGGGAAGAAATAGTCCCACTGATCCGAGTGGATTCATTTTCAAAGACTGCAATGTGATTGGAGATGGAACAACATACTTGGGAAGACCCTGGAGAGACTATGCCAGGGTCATCTTCTACAACACTTCTATGTCAAACGTTGTTGTTCCTCAAGGATGGAATGCCTGGGGGTTTACTGGCCACGA GTACCAACTGACCTTTGCTGAGCATGATTGCCATGGGATAGGAGCAAACACTTCTGGACGGGTGGGTTGGGAGCACAAATTGAGtgatgaaatggtgaagaagTTAACTGACTTGACATTCATTGATAATGATGGTTGGATCATCCAGCAACCTTTCAGCATGGTGAATTAA
- the LOC113734440 gene encoding protein PHR1-LIKE 3-like isoform X2, with protein MGPTCLGMRALCSPLTPSPACDGPRSSMKDLLTLSLSSVALIVQATPKTIMRTMGVKGLTLYHLKSHLQKYRLGKQACKETTENSKDASCVAESQDTGSSTCASSRMIAQDINDGYQVTEALRVQMEVQRRLHEQLEVQRRLQLRIEAQGKYLQSILEKACKALNDHAVASAGLEAAREELSELAIKVASDCQGMTSVPPLSEVAPGMENKTPSNLPARIGDCSIDSCLTSNESPVSPVGDGSQAAALKKRARPVFGNRESLHFDNSMRQVEWMMTNIG; from the exons ATGGGACCAACTTGCCTGGGGATGCGTGCCTTGTGCTCACCACTGACCCCAAGCCCCGCCTGCGATGGACCGCGGAGCTCCATGAAAGATTTGTTGACGCTGTCACTCAGCTCGGTGGCCCTGATAGTCC AGGCCACACCAAAAACAATTATGAGGACAATGGGAGTCAAAGGCCTTACGCTGTATCATTTGAAATCTCATCTTCAG aAATACCGCCTTGGAAAGCAAGCTTGCAAGGAGACAACTGAAAACTCTAAAGATG CATCTTGCGTTGCTGAAAGTCAGGACACTGGTTCATCTACATGTGCTTCATCAAGAATGATTGCGCAAGATATCAATGA TGGCTACCAGGTTACGGAGGCTTTGCGTGTGCAGATGGAAGTGCAGCGAAGACTGCATGAACAGCTCGAG GTTCAGCGGCGTCTTCAGTTACGCATTGAAGCACAGGGAAAATACCTGCAGTCAATCCTTGAAAAAGCTTGTAAAGCCCTTAATGATCATGCTGTGGCATCCGCAGGGCTAGAAGCAGCTAGGGAGGAGCTATCTGAGTTGGCAATCAAGGTTGCTTCTGATTGTCAGGGTATGACATCTGTTCCTCCTCTATCTGAAGTTGCTCcaggaatggaaaacaaaaccCCTTCCAATTTGCCTGCTCGAATTGGTGACTGCTCCATAGATAGCTGCTTGACGTCAAATGAAAGCCCTGTATCTCCTGTTGGTGATGGTTCACAGGCTGCTGCATTGAAGAAACGGGCACGCCCGGTGTTTGGCAACAGAGAGTCTCTGCATTTTGACAACTCCATGCGACAAGTGGAGTGGATGATGACCAACATTGGATGA